In Vidua chalybeata isolate OUT-0048 chromosome 5, bVidCha1 merged haplotype, whole genome shotgun sequence, one genomic interval encodes:
- the KCTD17 gene encoding BTB/POZ domain-containing protein KCTD17 isoform X6, whose product MRMEGREEMQDAVGLRCTWDIPPPAGTQAKWVRLNVGGTVFLTTRQTLCREQKSFLCRLCQGEELQSDRDETGAYLIDRDPTYFGPILNFLRHGKLVLDKDMAEEGILEEAEFYNIGPLIRIIKDRMEEKDYTVTQVPPKHVYRVLQCQEEELTQMVSTMSDGWRFEQLVNIGSSYNYGNEDQTEFLCVVSKELYNSPNGLSSEPSHKAKLLQARDLRM is encoded by the exons atgaggatggagggcagggaggagatgCAGGACGCTGTGGGGCTACGCTGCACTTGGGACATTCCGCCACCCGCTGGCACCCAGGCCAAGTGGGTGAGGCTCAATGTGGGGGGCACCGTCTTCCTCACCACCAGGCAGACCCTGTGTCGGGAGCAGAAATCTTTCCTGTGTCGTTTGTGCCAGGGCGAGGAGCTGCAGTCGGACCGG GATGAAACTGGTGCATACCTAATAGATCGGGACCCCACTTACTTTGGACCGATTCTGAATTTCCTCCGTCATGGGAAGCTGGTCCTGGATAAAGATATGGCTGAAGAGG GGATCCTTGAAGAAGCTGAGTTCTATAACATTGGTCCTTTGATCCGAATAATCAAGGATCGAATGGAGGAGAAGGACTACACAGTAACACAG GTGCCTCCTAAGCATGTCTACCgtgtgctgcagtgccaggaagAGGAGCTCACTCAGATGGTTTCCACTATGTCAGATGGATGGCGCTTTGAGCAG CTTGTGAACATTGGCTCATCCTATAATTATGGGAATGAGGATCAGACAGAATTCCTGTGCGTGGTCTCCAAGGAGTTGTACAACTCCCCCAATGGCCTGAGCTCTGAGCCCAGCCACAAAGCCAAG CTGTTACAAGCCAGAGATCTGAGGATGTGA
- the KCTD17 gene encoding BTB/POZ domain-containing protein KCTD17 isoform X3 codes for MRMEGREEMQDAVGLRCTWDIPPPAGTQAKWVRLNVGGTVFLTTRQTLCREQKSFLCRLCQGEELQSDRDETGAYLIDRDPTYFGPILNFLRHGKLVLDKDMAEEGILEEAEFYNIGPLIRIIKDRMEEKDYTVTQVPPKHVYRVLQCQEEELTQMVSTMSDGWRFEQLVNIGSSYNYGNEDQTEFLCVVSKELYNSPNGLSSEPSHKAKNTEEDLEEEEQEVEEEAEAEAEAEEKGMLPVCTPSSCQPELCMSDSLPTCGCYKPEI; via the exons atgaggatggagggcagggaggagatgCAGGACGCTGTGGGGCTACGCTGCACTTGGGACATTCCGCCACCCGCTGGCACCCAGGCCAAGTGGGTGAGGCTCAATGTGGGGGGCACCGTCTTCCTCACCACCAGGCAGACCCTGTGTCGGGAGCAGAAATCTTTCCTGTGTCGTTTGTGCCAGGGCGAGGAGCTGCAGTCGGACCGG GATGAAACTGGTGCATACCTAATAGATCGGGACCCCACTTACTTTGGACCGATTCTGAATTTCCTCCGTCATGGGAAGCTGGTCCTGGATAAAGATATGGCTGAAGAGG GGATCCTTGAAGAAGCTGAGTTCTATAACATTGGTCCTTTGATCCGAATAATCAAGGATCGAATGGAGGAGAAGGACTACACAGTAACACAG GTGCCTCCTAAGCATGTCTACCgtgtgctgcagtgccaggaagAGGAGCTCACTCAGATGGTTTCCACTATGTCAGATGGATGGCGCTTTGAGCAG CTTGTGAACATTGGCTCATCCTATAATTATGGGAATGAGGATCAGACAGAATTCCTGTGCGTGGTCTCCAAGGAGTTGTACAACTCCCCCAATGGCCTGAGCTCTGAGCCCAGCCACAAAGCCAAG AACACAGAGGAGGacctggaggaggaagagcaggaggtggaggaggaggcagaggcagaagcagaagcagaggagaaag gtATGTTACCTGTCtgcactcccagctcctgccagcctgaGCTCTGCATGAGTGACTCACTTCCCACTTGTGG CTGTTACAAGCCAGAGATCTGA
- the KCTD17 gene encoding BTB/POZ domain-containing protein KCTD17 isoform X2 — protein sequence MRMEGREEMQDAVGLRCTWDIPPPAGTQAKWVRLNVGGTVFLTTRQTLCREQKSFLCRLCQGEELQSDRDETGAYLIDRDPTYFGPILNFLRHGKLVLDKDMAEEGILEEAEFYNIGPLIRIIKDRMEEKDYTVTQVPPKHVYRVLQCQEEELTQMVSTMSDGWRFEQLVNIGSSYNYGNEDQTEFLCVVSKELYNSPNGLSSEPSHKAKNTEEDLEEEEQEVEEEAEAEAEAEEKDCPSIRDCAKLSSCGPSLLLPSVSIPALSSTSHIAPLASLQHPSLCSLCPSGLRVVSAQGPVSLCSSLFLLCSCYKPEI from the exons atgaggatggagggcagggaggagatgCAGGACGCTGTGGGGCTACGCTGCACTTGGGACATTCCGCCACCCGCTGGCACCCAGGCCAAGTGGGTGAGGCTCAATGTGGGGGGCACCGTCTTCCTCACCACCAGGCAGACCCTGTGTCGGGAGCAGAAATCTTTCCTGTGTCGTTTGTGCCAGGGCGAGGAGCTGCAGTCGGACCGG GATGAAACTGGTGCATACCTAATAGATCGGGACCCCACTTACTTTGGACCGATTCTGAATTTCCTCCGTCATGGGAAGCTGGTCCTGGATAAAGATATGGCTGAAGAGG GGATCCTTGAAGAAGCTGAGTTCTATAACATTGGTCCTTTGATCCGAATAATCAAGGATCGAATGGAGGAGAAGGACTACACAGTAACACAG GTGCCTCCTAAGCATGTCTACCgtgtgctgcagtgccaggaagAGGAGCTCACTCAGATGGTTTCCACTATGTCAGATGGATGGCGCTTTGAGCAG CTTGTGAACATTGGCTCATCCTATAATTATGGGAATGAGGATCAGACAGAATTCCTGTGCGTGGTCTCCAAGGAGTTGTACAACTCCCCCAATGGCCTGAGCTCTGAGCCCAGCCACAAAGCCAAG AACACAGAGGAGGacctggaggaggaagagcaggaggtggaggaggaggcagaggcagaagcagaagcagaggagaaag acTGTCCATCTATTCGGGATTGTGCTAAACTCTCTTCCTGCGGaccctccctcctgctcccttccGTGTCCATCCCAGCACTGTCATCTACCTCCCACATTGCCCCACTCGCCAGCCTCCAGcatccttccctctgctctcttTGTCCCTCAGGGCTCAGAGTGGTCTCTGCCCAGGGCCctgtttctctctgctcctcacttttcctcctctgcag CTGTTACAAGCCAGAGATCTGA
- the KCTD17 gene encoding BTB/POZ domain-containing protein KCTD17 isoform X5 has product MRMEGREEMQDAVGLRCTWDIPPPAGTQAKWVRLNVGGTVFLTTRQTLCREQKSFLCRLCQGEELQSDRDETGAYLIDRDPTYFGPILNFLRHGKLVLDKDMAEEGILEEAEFYNIGPLIRIIKDRMEEKDYTVTQVPPKHVYRVLQCQEEELTQMVSTMSDGWRFEQLVNIGSSYNYGNEDQTEFLCVVSKELYNSPNGLSSEPSHKAKVCYLSALPAPASLSSA; this is encoded by the exons atgaggatggagggcagggaggagatgCAGGACGCTGTGGGGCTACGCTGCACTTGGGACATTCCGCCACCCGCTGGCACCCAGGCCAAGTGGGTGAGGCTCAATGTGGGGGGCACCGTCTTCCTCACCACCAGGCAGACCCTGTGTCGGGAGCAGAAATCTTTCCTGTGTCGTTTGTGCCAGGGCGAGGAGCTGCAGTCGGACCGG GATGAAACTGGTGCATACCTAATAGATCGGGACCCCACTTACTTTGGACCGATTCTGAATTTCCTCCGTCATGGGAAGCTGGTCCTGGATAAAGATATGGCTGAAGAGG GGATCCTTGAAGAAGCTGAGTTCTATAACATTGGTCCTTTGATCCGAATAATCAAGGATCGAATGGAGGAGAAGGACTACACAGTAACACAG GTGCCTCCTAAGCATGTCTACCgtgtgctgcagtgccaggaagAGGAGCTCACTCAGATGGTTTCCACTATGTCAGATGGATGGCGCTTTGAGCAG CTTGTGAACATTGGCTCATCCTATAATTATGGGAATGAGGATCAGACAGAATTCCTGTGCGTGGTCTCCAAGGAGTTGTACAACTCCCCCAATGGCCTGAGCTCTGAGCCCAGCCACAAAGCCAAG gtATGTTACCTGTCtgcactcccagctcctgccagcctgaGCTCTGCATGA
- the KCTD17 gene encoding BTB/POZ domain-containing protein KCTD17 isoform X1, which translates to MRMEGREEMQDAVGLRCTWDIPPPAGTQAKWVRLNVGGTVFLTTRQTLCREQKSFLCRLCQGEELQSDRDETGAYLIDRDPTYFGPILNFLRHGKLVLDKDMAEEGILEEAEFYNIGPLIRIIKDRMEEKDYTVTQVPPKHVYRVLQCQEEELTQMVSTMSDGWRFEQLVNIGSSYNYGNEDQTEFLCVVSKELYNSPNGLSSEPSHKAKNTEEDLEEEEQEVEEEAEAEAEAEEKDCPSIRDCAKLSSCGPSLLLPSVSIPALSSTSHIAPLASLQHPSLCSLCPSGLRVVSAQGPVSLCSSLFLLCRYVTCLHSQLLPA; encoded by the exons atgaggatggagggcagggaggagatgCAGGACGCTGTGGGGCTACGCTGCACTTGGGACATTCCGCCACCCGCTGGCACCCAGGCCAAGTGGGTGAGGCTCAATGTGGGGGGCACCGTCTTCCTCACCACCAGGCAGACCCTGTGTCGGGAGCAGAAATCTTTCCTGTGTCGTTTGTGCCAGGGCGAGGAGCTGCAGTCGGACCGG GATGAAACTGGTGCATACCTAATAGATCGGGACCCCACTTACTTTGGACCGATTCTGAATTTCCTCCGTCATGGGAAGCTGGTCCTGGATAAAGATATGGCTGAAGAGG GGATCCTTGAAGAAGCTGAGTTCTATAACATTGGTCCTTTGATCCGAATAATCAAGGATCGAATGGAGGAGAAGGACTACACAGTAACACAG GTGCCTCCTAAGCATGTCTACCgtgtgctgcagtgccaggaagAGGAGCTCACTCAGATGGTTTCCACTATGTCAGATGGATGGCGCTTTGAGCAG CTTGTGAACATTGGCTCATCCTATAATTATGGGAATGAGGATCAGACAGAATTCCTGTGCGTGGTCTCCAAGGAGTTGTACAACTCCCCCAATGGCCTGAGCTCTGAGCCCAGCCACAAAGCCAAG AACACAGAGGAGGacctggaggaggaagagcaggaggtggaggaggaggcagaggcagaagcagaagcagaggagaaag acTGTCCATCTATTCGGGATTGTGCTAAACTCTCTTCCTGCGGaccctccctcctgctcccttccGTGTCCATCCCAGCACTGTCATCTACCTCCCACATTGCCCCACTCGCCAGCCTCCAGcatccttccctctgctctcttTGTCCCTCAGGGCTCAGAGTGGTCTCTGCCCAGGGCCctgtttctctctgctcctcacttttcctcctctgcaggtATGTTACCTGTCtgcactcccagctcctgccagcctga
- the KCTD17 gene encoding BTB/POZ domain-containing protein KCTD17 isoform X4: MRMEGREEMQDAVGLRCTWDIPPPAGTQAKWVRLNVGGTVFLTTRQTLCREQKSFLCRLCQGEELQSDRDETGAYLIDRDPTYFGPILNFLRHGKLVLDKDMAEEGILEEAEFYNIGPLIRIIKDRMEEKDYTVTQVPPKHVYRVLQCQEEELTQMVSTMSDGWRFEQLVNIGSSYNYGNEDQTEFLCVVSKELYNSPNGLSSEPSHKAKNTEEDLEEEEQEVEEEAEAEAEAEEKGAANP, translated from the exons atgaggatggagggcagggaggagatgCAGGACGCTGTGGGGCTACGCTGCACTTGGGACATTCCGCCACCCGCTGGCACCCAGGCCAAGTGGGTGAGGCTCAATGTGGGGGGCACCGTCTTCCTCACCACCAGGCAGACCCTGTGTCGGGAGCAGAAATCTTTCCTGTGTCGTTTGTGCCAGGGCGAGGAGCTGCAGTCGGACCGG GATGAAACTGGTGCATACCTAATAGATCGGGACCCCACTTACTTTGGACCGATTCTGAATTTCCTCCGTCATGGGAAGCTGGTCCTGGATAAAGATATGGCTGAAGAGG GGATCCTTGAAGAAGCTGAGTTCTATAACATTGGTCCTTTGATCCGAATAATCAAGGATCGAATGGAGGAGAAGGACTACACAGTAACACAG GTGCCTCCTAAGCATGTCTACCgtgtgctgcagtgccaggaagAGGAGCTCACTCAGATGGTTTCCACTATGTCAGATGGATGGCGCTTTGAGCAG CTTGTGAACATTGGCTCATCCTATAATTATGGGAATGAGGATCAGACAGAATTCCTGTGCGTGGTCTCCAAGGAGTTGTACAACTCCCCCAATGGCCTGAGCTCTGAGCCCAGCCACAAAGCCAAG AACACAGAGGAGGacctggaggaggaagagcaggaggtggaggaggaggcagaggcagaagcagaagcagaggagaaaggtgcagcaaatccctga
- the MPST gene encoding 3-mercaptopyruvate sulfurtransferase isoform X2, producing the protein MALGSERATVDPLSQVDSGSIQKVANLSQDSGVMSQQLLYRALVSAKWLSEAIKSQQAGLALRIVDASWYLPKMKRDPKREFEERHIPGAVFFDIDQCSDRTSPYDHMLPKANDFAEYVGKLGVGNDSHVVVYDGSDQGLFSAPRVWWMFRVFGHEAVSLLDGGLKNWQREGNALSSGKTQVAPSEFHASLDKSLVKTYEDVLDNLDSRHFQLVDARAAGRFRGVEPEPRDGIEPGHVPGSTSIPFTDFLTESGLEKTPEQIRTLFQEKKVDLLKPVVATCGSGVTACHVALGAYLCGKPDVAVYDGAWVEWYMRAQPENIISEGKGKTV; encoded by the exons ATGGCACTGGGGTCTGAACGTGCAACTGTGGATCCCTTAAG TCAGGTGGACTCAGGCAGTATCCAGAAAGTGGCTAATCTCAGCCAGGACTCCGGAGTGATGTCGCAACAACTCCTGTATCGAGCTCTGGTGTCTGCAAAATGGCTTTCAGAAGCCATCAAGTCCCAGCAAGCTGGCCTGGCCTTGAGAATCGTGGATGCATCCTGGTATTTGCCAAAGATGAAGCGTGATCCGAAGCGGGAGTTTGAGGAGCGCCACATCCCCGGTGCGGTTTTCTTCGACATTGACCAGTGCAGTGACCGAACCTCACCTTATGATCACATGCTGCCTAAAGCTAATGACTTTGCCGAGTATGTGGGGAAGCTGGGTGTGGGGAATGATTCCCATGTTGTGGTGTATGATGGCAGCGACCAAGGTCTCTTCTCAGCACCTCGGGTGTGGTGGATGTTCCGGGTCTTTGGACATGAAGCTGTCTCCCTTTTGGATGGTGGTCTGAAGAACTGGCAGCGAGAGGGGAATGCACTTAGCTCTGGGAAAACCCAGGTAGCTCCATCTGAGTTCCATGCCTCCTTGGACAAGTCCCTGGTGAAAACATATGAGGACGTCTTAGATAACTTGGATTCCCGTCACTTTCAACTAGTGGATGCCCGCGCTGCAGGACGGTTCCGGGGAGTAGAGCCAGAGCCCCGAGATG gaaTTGAGCCTGGTCATGTCCCTGGGTCAACAAGCATCCCCTTCACTGATTTCCTCACAGAGTCTGGCTTAGAGAAGACCCCTGAGCAGATCCGCACTCTGTTCCAGGAGAAGAAGGTGGACCTCTTAAAGCCAGTGGTAGCCACATGTGGCTCTGGGGTCACTGCCTGCCATGTGGCTCTGGGGGCCTACCTCTGTGGCAAGCCAGATGTTGCAGTGTACGACGGGGCCTGGGTAGAATGGTACATGAGGGCACAgcctgaaaatattatttctgagggaaaggggaaaacagtGTAA
- the MPST gene encoding 3-mercaptopyruvate sulfurtransferase isoform X1 — protein MALGSERATVDPLSSQVDSGSIQKVANLSQDSGVMSQQLLYRALVSAKWLSEAIKSQQAGLALRIVDASWYLPKMKRDPKREFEERHIPGAVFFDIDQCSDRTSPYDHMLPKANDFAEYVGKLGVGNDSHVVVYDGSDQGLFSAPRVWWMFRVFGHEAVSLLDGGLKNWQREGNALSSGKTQVAPSEFHASLDKSLVKTYEDVLDNLDSRHFQLVDARAAGRFRGVEPEPRDGIEPGHVPGSTSIPFTDFLTESGLEKTPEQIRTLFQEKKVDLLKPVVATCGSGVTACHVALGAYLCGKPDVAVYDGAWVEWYMRAQPENIISEGKGKTV, from the exons ATGGCACTGGGGTCTGAACGTGCAACTGTGGATCCCTTAAG CAGTCAGGTGGACTCAGGCAGTATCCAGAAAGTGGCTAATCTCAGCCAGGACTCCGGAGTGATGTCGCAACAACTCCTGTATCGAGCTCTGGTGTCTGCAAAATGGCTTTCAGAAGCCATCAAGTCCCAGCAAGCTGGCCTGGCCTTGAGAATCGTGGATGCATCCTGGTATTTGCCAAAGATGAAGCGTGATCCGAAGCGGGAGTTTGAGGAGCGCCACATCCCCGGTGCGGTTTTCTTCGACATTGACCAGTGCAGTGACCGAACCTCACCTTATGATCACATGCTGCCTAAAGCTAATGACTTTGCCGAGTATGTGGGGAAGCTGGGTGTGGGGAATGATTCCCATGTTGTGGTGTATGATGGCAGCGACCAAGGTCTCTTCTCAGCACCTCGGGTGTGGTGGATGTTCCGGGTCTTTGGACATGAAGCTGTCTCCCTTTTGGATGGTGGTCTGAAGAACTGGCAGCGAGAGGGGAATGCACTTAGCTCTGGGAAAACCCAGGTAGCTCCATCTGAGTTCCATGCCTCCTTGGACAAGTCCCTGGTGAAAACATATGAGGACGTCTTAGATAACTTGGATTCCCGTCACTTTCAACTAGTGGATGCCCGCGCTGCAGGACGGTTCCGGGGAGTAGAGCCAGAGCCCCGAGATG gaaTTGAGCCTGGTCATGTCCCTGGGTCAACAAGCATCCCCTTCACTGATTTCCTCACAGAGTCTGGCTTAGAGAAGACCCCTGAGCAGATCCGCACTCTGTTCCAGGAGAAGAAGGTGGACCTCTTAAAGCCAGTGGTAGCCACATGTGGCTCTGGGGTCACTGCCTGCCATGTGGCTCTGGGGGCCTACCTCTGTGGCAAGCCAGATGTTGCAGTGTACGACGGGGCCTGGGTAGAATGGTACATGAGGGCACAgcctgaaaatattatttctgagggaaaggggaaaacagtGTAA
- the MPST gene encoding 3-mercaptopyruvate sulfurtransferase isoform X3: MSQQLLYRALVSAKWLSEAIKSQQAGLALRIVDASWYLPKMKRDPKREFEERHIPGAVFFDIDQCSDRTSPYDHMLPKANDFAEYVGKLGVGNDSHVVVYDGSDQGLFSAPRVWWMFRVFGHEAVSLLDGGLKNWQREGNALSSGKTQVAPSEFHASLDKSLVKTYEDVLDNLDSRHFQLVDARAAGRFRGVEPEPRDGIEPGHVPGSTSIPFTDFLTESGLEKTPEQIRTLFQEKKVDLLKPVVATCGSGVTACHVALGAYLCGKPDVAVYDGAWVEWYMRAQPENIISEGKGKTV, from the exons ATGTCGCAACAACTCCTGTATCGAGCTCTGGTGTCTGCAAAATGGCTTTCAGAAGCCATCAAGTCCCAGCAAGCTGGCCTGGCCTTGAGAATCGTGGATGCATCCTGGTATTTGCCAAAGATGAAGCGTGATCCGAAGCGGGAGTTTGAGGAGCGCCACATCCCCGGTGCGGTTTTCTTCGACATTGACCAGTGCAGTGACCGAACCTCACCTTATGATCACATGCTGCCTAAAGCTAATGACTTTGCCGAGTATGTGGGGAAGCTGGGTGTGGGGAATGATTCCCATGTTGTGGTGTATGATGGCAGCGACCAAGGTCTCTTCTCAGCACCTCGGGTGTGGTGGATGTTCCGGGTCTTTGGACATGAAGCTGTCTCCCTTTTGGATGGTGGTCTGAAGAACTGGCAGCGAGAGGGGAATGCACTTAGCTCTGGGAAAACCCAGGTAGCTCCATCTGAGTTCCATGCCTCCTTGGACAAGTCCCTGGTGAAAACATATGAGGACGTCTTAGATAACTTGGATTCCCGTCACTTTCAACTAGTGGATGCCCGCGCTGCAGGACGGTTCCGGGGAGTAGAGCCAGAGCCCCGAGATG gaaTTGAGCCTGGTCATGTCCCTGGGTCAACAAGCATCCCCTTCACTGATTTCCTCACAGAGTCTGGCTTAGAGAAGACCCCTGAGCAGATCCGCACTCTGTTCCAGGAGAAGAAGGTGGACCTCTTAAAGCCAGTGGTAGCCACATGTGGCTCTGGGGTCACTGCCTGCCATGTGGCTCTGGGGGCCTACCTCTGTGGCAAGCCAGATGTTGCAGTGTACGACGGGGCCTGGGTAGAATGGTACATGAGGGCACAgcctgaaaatattatttctgagggaaaggggaaaacagtGTAA
- the LOC128787892 gene encoding thiosulfate sulfurtransferase — MARQGLSRALVTASWLAEAVRAGRVGAGLRVLDASWYPPKERNARQEFKERHIPGASFFDIEECRDKSSPYDFMLPSESHFADYVGGLGVSNDTHVVVYDGDEVGTFYAPRAWWMFRAFGHKEVSVLNGGFKNWVKEGHPVTAEVTQPTPAVFKARLNRALVKTFEEMVQNVSSLKFQVVDSRPEGRFRGTELDQGLESGHIPGAVNIPFQSFLSETGHEKSIEEIQEIFREKKVDLSKPLTATCRKGVTACQIALAAFLCGKRDVAVYDGSWSEWFHRAPPHYKVSELKRSKA, encoded by the exons ATGGCGCGGCAGGGCCTCAGCCGGGCGCTGGTCACGGCCTCCTGGCTGGCGGAGGCGGTGCGGGCAGGGCGGGTGGGCGCCGGCCTGCGGGTGCTGGACGCCTCCTGGTACCCCCCCAAGGAGCGAAACGCCCGGCAGGAGTTCAAGGAGAGGCACATCCCCGGGGCGTCCTTCTTCGACATCGAGGAGTGCCGGGACAAGTCCTCCCCCTACGACTTCATGCTGCCCAGCGAGTCCCACTTCGCCGACTAcgtgggggggctgggggtcagCAATGACACCCACGTGGTGGTGTACGACGGGGACGAGGTGGGCACCTTCTACGCCCCCCGCGCCTGGTGGATGTTCCGGGCCTTCGGGCACAAGGAAGTCTCTGTGCTGAATGGTGGCTTCAAGAATTGGGTGAAGGAGGGGCACCCCGTCACAGCGGAGGTCACCCAGCCCACCCCGGCTGTCTTTaaggccaggctgaacaggGCCCTGGTGAAGACTTTTGAGGAGATGGTACAGAACGTGTCGTCCCTAAAGTTCCAGGTGGTGGATTCCCGCCCCGAGGGCCGGTTTCGGGGGACAGAGCTGGACCAAG GGTTGGAATCTGGCCACATCCCTGGTGCTGTGAACATACCCTTCCAATCATTCCTATCAGAAACAGGGCATGAGAAGAGTATTGAGGAGATCCAGGAAATATTCCGTGAGAAGAAAGTGGATCTCTCAAAGCCGCTGACAGCCACGTGCCGCAAGGGCGTCACGGCGTGTCAGATTGCCTTGGCAGCCTTCCTGTGTGGCAAGCGCGACGTGGCCGTGTACGATGGCTCCTGGTCCGAGTGGTTCCACCGAGCCCCACCACACTACAAGGTCTCTGAGTTGAAGCGCAGCAAGGCCTAG